One Vitis vinifera cultivar Pinot Noir 40024 chromosome 8, ASM3070453v1 genomic window carries:
- the LOC132254186 gene encoding uncharacterized protein LOC132254186, giving the protein MEKAAEVVVRFGNEEEDGYDAVVVGSGYGGSVAACRMSMAGIKVCLVEKGRRWEAKDFPTNSLKIISDARIEKKSLGMSFGPKDALFQVYEQDDSLAAVACGLGGGSLVNAGVMIPTPIRARRSSKWPKEWEEDWEICEASASAMLRIQSIPVKFPIAKTMEEIAEREIEESFQRPMKLSVNFSHEEQQLDSMKPKQMGSCLACGNCLSGCPYNAKNSTDKNYIDLAVQAHFPLPYIL; this is encoded by the exons ATGGAGAAAGcagcagaggtagtagtaagaTTTGGCAACGAGGAAGAAGATGGTTATGATGCAGTTGTGGTGGGGTCTGGATATGGTGGTTCAGTTGCTGCTTGTCGGATGTCAATGGCAGGAATTAAAGTGTGCTTGGTTGAGAAAGGCCGGAGATGGGAAGCTAAGGATTTTCCAACTAACAGTTTAAAGATCATATCAGATGCGAGGATTGAAAAGAAGAGCTTGGGCATGAGCTTTGGTCCAAAAGATGCTTTGTTTCAG GTGTATGAACAAGATGATTCTCTAGCGGCAGTGGCCTGTGGACTCGGTGGAGGTTCACTAGTGAATGCAGGGGTGATGATTCCAACCCCAATTCGTGCAAGAAGGAGTTCCAAATGGCCAAAGGAATGGGAAGAAGATTGGGAAATCTGTGAAGCTTCTGCTTCAGCCATGCTGAGAATACAAAGCATTCCTGTCAAATTTCCTATTGCCAAAACCATGGAAGAGATAGCTGAACGAGAGATTGAAGAAAGTTTCCAAAGGCCAATGAAGCTAAGCGTCAATTTCAGTCATGAAGAACAACAATTGGATTCAATGAAGCCAAAACAGATGGGGAGCTGTTTAGCCTGTGGAAATTGTCTTTCTGGCTGTCCTTATAATGCCAAAAACTCTACAGACAAAAATTACATCGATCTGGCGGTTCAGGCACATTTTCCTCTGCCTTATATTCTTTAA
- the LOC104880184 gene encoding uncharacterized protein LOC104880184: MQAGCTVKTGCQVLSVVKNIDDIGKEGKISRKTRRRWLVFFNETDYVLSDFVILSAGVFGTTEILFQSQMRGLKLSERLGSGFSCNGNNVACLAGSPAVLGAYGLDSKQFSKIPFQERPGPSISSSYTSSLGFTIQGAVLPKAFPHLLFKGITTYGWPTRYWFLHGVIEKIKHMLGLKSSQAMVLNAMGYDESDGKITFEKETNKICFSPPHDHLLPRKIKAFQKLTRKLGGVLFMSRYRSTSVHLLGGCNASSHPSDGVCNPNGQVFDPKFPPSVHPGLYVCDASLIPCSVGVNPCLTIATAAEHVSNHLVQDVLKYRTREGIEFMGKTVEQKPNLIPHRRLDSSMKPTVVIKETMRGYVGGMPCSAYLKMKMNCWNQNGFDERYQVMDESHPLLRGKVGGYVVFRSVEKDKLHVIDGDVDLCGVDYRTPYTQYMCYRLLLSASSGSRYILEGRKIMNPYLSALYAWTESTTMHVTFKKVAKNSSTDQMMILRGELCISTTELLKSLVSLEGNRKGKFICLLLQSLFRTYITQVPRGNLEDFPLFHLYSRPYPDSTLHDLKTGDGVIVSCRQWKCSQNPWVLEEERKLNPVLLVNGYSIESYYLPTEPNDLIRSLLEEGHETWLLQTRLHPLHPSNNFTIEDIGRFDIPAAIGKILELHGPSVKIHLVAHCVGGLAIHIALMGGHVSANHIASLSCTNSSMFFKITVSSRVKMCLPLIPMSMLILGKNKTLPLFETLKATPRQQLLKSIARFMPRYERCPCDECEVFSGIFGNGFWHDNVSPTVHHWLNKVSLPRLPMAAFPHLRKICNNGFIVDSNGKNSYLIHPERMALPTLYISGGRSLLVTPQTSFLANKYMKLHQPGFRHERVVVEGFGHSDLLIGEESYKKVFPHILSHMRLAEDGRRNGGVGGESLKYSKETLDWDDDQYEAAGYGGFGTWVSPSVNVWLFLALIVMLVSFYL, from the exons ATGCAGGCAGGATGCACTGTCAAAACAGGATGCCAGGTTTTGTCTGTGGTAAAAAATATAGATGATATTGgcaaagaaggaaaaattagtAGAAAAACGAGAAGAAGATGGCTTGTATTCTTCAATGAAACTGACTACGTACTCTCTGATTTTGTAATCCTTTCAG CTGGAGTTTTTGGTACCACTGAGATACTATTCCAATCACAAATGCGAGGACTGAAGCTTTCAGAAAGGCTTGGGTCTGGATTTAGCTGTAATGGGAATAATGTTGCTTGTCTTGCTGGAAGCCCAGCAGTCTTGGGCGCTTATGGACTAGACAGTAAACAATTCTCGAAGATACCTTTTCAGGAACGGCCAGGACCATCTATATCTTCATCTTACACTTCTTCTTTGGGGTTCACAATCCAG GGTGCTGTGCTTCCAAAGGCTTTTCCACACCTGCTATTCAAAGGGATCACAACATATGGATGGCCAACCCGCTACTGGTTCTTACATGGGGTTATAGAAAAGATTAAACATATGTTAGGTCTAAAGTCCAGCCAAGCCATGGTACTTAATGCAATGGGATACGATGAGAGTGATGGGAAAATTACATttgaaaaggaaacaaataaaaTCTGCTTTAGTCCACCCCATGATCATTTACTCCCACGAAAAATTAAGGCATTTCAAAAGCTTACCAGGAAATTAGGAGGAGTCCTCTTTATGTCAAGATACCGAAGCACATCAGTTCATCTCTTAGGTGGGTGCAATGCATCCTCACATCCTTCAGATGGGGTTTGTAATCCCAATGGTCAGGTTTTTGATCCAAAGTTTCCTCCTTCGGTGCACCCAGGCCTTTATGTCTGTGATGCTTCACTGATTCCCTGTTCTGTTGGTGTAAATCCTTGTCTTACAATTGCTACAGCTGCCGAGCATGTTAGTAATCATCTTGTGCAGGATGTTCTTAAATACCGAACCAGAGAAGGCATAGAATTTATGGGTAAAACTGTGGAACAAAAGCCTAATTTGATTCCCCATCGGAGGTTGGACAGCAGCATGAAGCCAACTGTTGTGATAAAAGAAACTATGAGAGGGTATGTGGGGGGCATGCCATGCTCAGCTTATCTCAAAATGAAGATGAACTGTTGGAATCAGAATGGATTTGATGAACGCTATCAAGTTATGGACGAGTCTCATCCACTTCTAAGAGGAAAAGTTGGTGGCTATGTTGTATTTAGATCTGTGGAGAAGGATAAATTACATGTTATAGATGGGGATGTTGATTTGTGTGGAGTAGATTATAGAACACCTTATACACAGTATATGTGCTATCGTCTCCTCCTTTCAGCTTCTTCTGGTTCAAG ATATATTCTTGAGGGTAGGAAGATAATGAATCCTTATCTCTCTGCATTATATGCATGGACGGAGTCGACAACAATGCATGTGACATTCAAAAAAGTTGCTAAGAACAGTTCAACAGATCAAATGATGATTTTAAGAGGGGAACTTTGTATTTCAACGACAGAGCTTTTGAAGAGTTTGGTAAGCCTGGAAGGAAACAGGAAAGGAAAATTTATATGCCTTCTCTTACAGAGTCTTTTCAGAACCTATATCACACAAGTACCACGAGGAAATCTCGAGGACTTCCCCCTGTTTCATCTTTACAGCAGACCTTATCCAGACAGCACACTTCATGATTTAAAAACAG GAGATGGAGTTATCGTCAGTTGCAGACAATGGAAGTGCAGTCAAAATCCATGGGTGcttgaagaagaaagaaaactaaatccAGTTCTCCTTGTTAATGGATATTCTATTGAGAGTTACTACCTACCAACAGAACCTAATGATTTGATTAGATCTTTACTAGAAGAAGGCCATGAAACATGGCTACTGCAAACGAGATTACACCCATTACATCCTTCAAACaacttcaccattgaagatatTGGAAGATTTGATATCCCTGCAG CTATTGGTAAGATCCTTGAGTTACACGGGCCATCTGTAAAGATACATTTAGTTGCTCATTGTGTTGGAGGCTTAGCCATTCACATTGCTCTAATGGGCGGTCATGTCTCTGCAAACCATATAGCTTCCCTATCCTGCACCAATTCGTCAATGTTCTTCAAGATTACTGTTTCGTCTAGAGTGAAAATGTGTCTTCCCCTCATCCCT ATGTCCATGCTGATACTGGGCAAGAACAAAACCCTACCTCTCTTCGAAACACTGAAGGCCACTCCGAGGCAACAACTCCTGAAGTCCATAGCCCGGTTCATGCCACGGTATGAGAGATGTCCTTGTGACGAATGCGAGGTCTTTTCTGGAATATTTGGAAACGGATTCTGGCATGACAATGTAAGCCCCACTGTGCACCACTGGTTAAACAAAGTAAGTTTACCAAGGCTTCCCATGGCAGCTTTTCCACACCTCAGAAAAATCTGCAACAACGGTTTTATCGTGGACAGCAATGGGAAAAACTCATATTTGATACATCCTGAGAGAATGGCGCTCCCAACGCTTTATATTTCTGGTGGAAGGAGCCTGCTTGTGACTCCTCAGACTTCTTTTCTTGCTAACAAGTACATGAAGTTGCACCAGCCTGGCTTTAGACATGAAAGGGTGGTTGTGGAAGGCTTTGGACATTCAGACCTACTGATTGGAGAAGAGTCTTACAAGAAAgtttttcctcacattttatCTCATATGAGATTAGCCGAAGATGGAAGAAGAAATGGTGGAGTCGGTGGTGAAAGTCTGAAGTACAGTAAAGAGACTTTGGATTGGGATGATGATCAATATGAGGCTGCTGGGTATGGGGGGTTTGGGACATGGGTTTCTCCTTCAGTTAATGTTTGGCTGTTTCTGGCGTTAATAGTTATGTTAGTGTcgttttatttataa
- the LOC132254185 gene encoding uncharacterized protein LOC132254185: MKESGVCHHRLLRRQQSCCTPSVDRCEEMEEAAEAVVISLGNEEEDGYDAVVVGSGYGGSVAACRMSMAGIKVCLVEKGRRWEAKDFPTSSLKMMSDVRIEKRSLGIGFGPKDALFQVYEQDDSLAAVACGLGGGSLVNAGVMIPTPIRARRNSKWPKEWEKDWEICEASASAMLSIQSIPVKFPIAKTMEEIAEREIEESFQSPMKLSMNFSRDEQQLDSMKPKQMGSCLACGNCLSGCPYNAKNSTDKNYIDLAVQAHFPLPYIF; this comes from the exons ATGAAGGAATCCGGTGTCTGTCACCACCGCCTGCTACGCCGGCAGCAAAGCTGCTGCACTCCGTCCGTCGATCGTTGTGAG GAAATGGAGGAGGCAGCAGAGGCAGTAGTAATAAGTCTTGGGAATGAGGAAGAAGATGGCTATGATGCAGTTGTGGTGGGGTCTGGATATGGTGGTTCTGTTGCCGCTTGTAGGATGTCAATGGCAGGAATTAAAGTGTGTTTGGTCGAGAAAGGCCGGAGATGGGAAGCTAAAGATTTCCCAACTAGCAGTTTAAAGATGATGTCAGATGTGAGGATTGAAAAAAGGAGCTTGGGCATTGGCTTTGGTCCCAAAGATGCTTTGTTTCAG GTGTATGAACAAGATGATTCTCTAGCGGCAGTGGCCTGTGGACTCGGTGGAGGTTCACTAGTGAATGCAGGGGTGATGATACCGACCCCAATTCGTGCAAGAAGGAACTCCAAATGGCCAAAGGAATGGGAAAAAGATTGGGAAATCTGTGAAGCTTCTGCTTCAGCCATGCTGAGTATACAAAGCATTCCTGTCAAATTTCCTATTGCCAAAACCATGGAAGAGATAGCTGAACGAGAGATTGAAGAAAGTTTCCAAAGTCCGATGAAGCTAAGCATGAATTTCAGTCGTGACGAACAACAATTGGATTCAATGAAGCCTAAACAGATGGGCAGCTGTTTAGCCTGTGGAAATTGTCTTTCTGGATGTCCTTACAATGCCAAAAATTCTACAGACAAAAATTACATCGATTTGGCGGTTCAGGCACATTTTCCTCTGCCCTATATCTTTTAA
- the LOC100266598 gene encoding uncharacterized protein LOC100266598: MATAVRLIFHPTRAASHVHLSLPHSLSHTLVFINGNKTRSSKLTEIASHRHLMPVPKASPESGSIVPGEEEGVSLGTMKLPSDTDIPRFESLLFQWANSLCQGANLPLPVPLKVDRIQGGARLGFITIGDGKTEVLVYIDCLVFPATDGSGPTFRAIRNGPLKDLSPPGEPRIMRSLLQALKKSVEIARV, from the exons ATGGCCACTGCGGTAAGGCTAATATTCCATCCGACACGTGCAGCTTCCCACGTGCATCTCTCTCTACCTCACTCACTCTCCCATACACTGGTGTTCATCAATGGGAACAAAACCCGGTCGTCCAAGCTCACTGAAATTGCCTCCCACCGGCACCTCATGCCTGTTCCAAAAGCATCACCGGAAAGTGGGAGCATTGTGCCAGGGGAGGAGGAGGGAGTCTCCCTTGGAACCATGAAACTGCCTTCCGATACCGATATTCCCAGATTCGAATCCTTGCTTTTCCAG TGGGCAAACAGTCTTTGCCAAGGAGCTAATCTGCCGCTTCCTGTGCCTCTCAAG GTGGACAGAATACAAGGTGGAGCTAGATTGGGCTTCATTACAATTGGAGATGGGAAGACTGAAGTACTGGTTTACATAGATTGCTTGGTTTTTCCTGCAACTGATGGGTCCGGTCCAACTTTTCGAGCTATAAGGAATGGACCCTTGAAAGATCTGTCCCCTCCTGGTGAACCTAGAATCATGAGGAGTCTCCTGCAAGCCCTCAAAAAGTCAGTTGAAATTGCGAGAGTTTGA
- the LOC104880154 gene encoding uncharacterized protein LOC104880154, with protein MCSYISFFLFFLSLFFFLGLKSKSAIMQAGCTVKTGCQVWFVVKNLDDIGEEEGRISRKTRRRWLVFFNETEYVPSDFVILSAGVFGTTEILFQSQMRGLKLSERLGSGFSCNGNTVAYVAGSPAPLGAYGLDSEQLSKISFQERPGPAISSSYTSSLGFTIQGAVLPKAFPYLLFKGITTYGWPPGYWLLHGIIDKIKHILGLKYSQAMVLNAMGYDESDGKITIEKETNKICFSPPHDPLLPRKIKAFQKLTRKLGGVLFMSRYRSTSVHLLGGCNASSHPSDGVCNPNGQVFDPKFPTSVHSGLYVCDASLIPCSVGVNPCLTIATAAEHVSNHLVQDVLKNKTRKGIEFLGKTVERKPSLIPHWKLDSIMEPTVVIKETMRGYVGGMPCSAHLKMKMNCWNQNVFNEPCQVLGESHPLLRGKVGGYVVFRSVEKDKLHVIDGDVDMCGVDYRTPYTQYMCYRLLLSGSSGSRYILEGRKIMNPYLFALYAWTESMTMHVTFKKVAKNSSTDQMMILRGELCISTTELLKSLISLEGNRKGKFIRLFLQSLFRTYITQVPRGNHGDFPMSHLYRRPYPDSTLHDIKTGDGFIISCRQWKCGQNPWVPEEERKRNPVLLVNGHSTESYYLPTEPNDLIRTLLEEGHETWLLQTRLHPLNPSNNFTIEDIGRFDIPAAIGKILELHGLSAKIHLVAHCVGGLAIHIALMGGHVTANHLASLSCTNSSMFFKITVSSRVKMCLPLIPISMLILGKNKILPIFKTMKATPRQQLLKSIAQFIPRCERCTCDECEVFSGIFGNTFWHENVSPSMHHWLNKVNLPRLPMAAFPHLRKICNNGFIVDSNGKNSYLTHPERMALPTLYISGGKSLLVTPQTSFLANKYMMLHQPGFRHERVVVEGFGHSDLLIGEESYKKVFPHILSHLRLAEDGRRNGGVSAEGLKCSKEALDWGDDPSYEAGCEGFWTWVSPSVNVWLFLALTVLLLSFYI; from the exons ATGTGCTCTTATAtatccttctttcttttctttctttctcttttttttttccttggacTAAAATCAAAATCTGCAATCATGCAGGCTGGATGCACTGTCAAAACAGGATGCCAGGTTTGGTTTGTGGTAAAGAACCTAGATGATATTGGCGAAGAAGAAGGAAGAATTAGTAGAAAGACAAGAAGAAGATGGCTTGTATTCTTCAATGAAACTGAATATGTACCCTCTGATTTTGTGATCCTTTCAG CTGGAGTTTTTGGCACCACTGAGATACTATTCCAATCACAAATGAGAGGACTGAAACTTTCAGAAAGGCTTGGTTCTGGATTTAGCTGTAATGGGAATACTGTTGCTTATGTTGCTGGAAGCCCAGCACCCTTGGGTGCCTATGGACTAGACAGTGAACAATTGTCGAAGATATCTTTTCAGGAACGGCCAGGACCAGCTATATCTTCATCTTACACTTCTTCTTTGGGGTTCACAATCCAG GGTGCGGTGCTTCCAAAGGCTTTTCCATACCTGCTATTCAAAGGGATCACAACATATGGATGGCCACCCGGCTACTGGCTCTTACATGGGATTATTGACAAGATTAAACATATATTAGGTCTAAAGTACAGCCAGGCCATGGTACTTAATGCAATGGGATACGATGAGAGTGATGGAAAAATTACaatagaaaaggaaacaaataaaaTCTGCTTTAGTCCACCTCATGATCCTTTACTCCCACGAAAAATTAAGGCATTTCAAAAGCTTACCAGGAAATTAGGGGGAGTCCTCTTTATGTCAAGGTACCGAAGCACGTCAGTTCATCTCTTAGGTGGGTGCAATGCATCCTCGCATCCCTCAGATGGGGTTTGCAATCCCAATGGTCAGGTTTTTGATCCAAAGTTTCCTACTTCGGTGCACTCAGGCCTCTATGTTTGTGATGCTTCATTGATTCCATGTTCTGTTGGTGTAAATCCTTGTCTTACAATTGCTACAGCTGCCGAGCATGTTAGTAATCATCTTGTGCAAgatgttctaaaaaacaaaaccagAAAAGGCATAGAATTTCTGGGTAAAACTGTGGAACGAAAGCCTAGTTTGATTCCCCATTGGAAGTTAGACAGCATCATGGAACCAACTGTTGTGATAAAAGAAACCATGAGAGGGTATGTGGGGGGTATGCCATGCTCAGCCCACCTCAAAATGAAGATGAACTGTTGGAATCAGAATGTATTTAATGAGCCCTGTCAAGTTTTGGGTGAGTCTCATCCACTTCTAAGAGGAAAAGTTGGTGGCTATGTTGTATTTAGATCTGTGGAGAAGGATAAATTACATGTTATAGATGGGGATGTTGATATGTGTGGAGTAGATTATAGAACACCTTATACACAGTATATGTGCTATCGTCTCCTCCTTTCAGGATCTTCTGGTTCAAG ATATATTCTTGAAGGTAGGAAGATAATGAATCCTTATCTCTTTGCATTATATGCATGGACGGAGTCAATGACAATGCATGTGACATTCAAAAAAGTTGCTAAGAACAGTTCAACAGATCAAATGATGATTTTAAGAGGGGAACTTTGTATTTCAACGACAGAGCTTTTGAAGAGTTTGATAAGCCTGGAAGGAAACAGGAAAGGAAAATTTATCCGTCTTTTCTTACAGAGTCTTTTCAGAACCTATATCACACAAGTACCACGAGGAAATCATGGGGACTTCCCCATGTCTCATCTTTACCGGAGACCTTATCCAGACAGTACACTTCATGATATAAAAACAG GAGATGGATTCATCATCAGTTGCAGACAATGGAAGTGTGGTCAAAATCCATGGGTGCctgaagaagaaaggaaacGAAATCCAGTTCTCCTTGTTAATGGACATTCTACTGAGAGTTACTATCTACCAACAGAACCTAATGATTTGATTAGAACTTTACTAGAAGAAGGGCACGAAACGTGGCTACTGCAAACAAGATTACACCCATTAAATCCTTCAAACAACTTCACGATTGAAGATATTGGAAGATTTGATATCCCTGCTG CTATTGGTAAGATCCTTGAGTTACACGGGCTGTCTGCGAAGATACATTTAGTTGCTCATTGTGTTGGAGGCTTAGCCATTCACATTGCTCTAATGGGCGGCCATGTAACTGCAAACCATTTAGCTTCCCTATCTTGCACCAACTCCTCAATGTTCTTCAAGATTACTGTTTCATCTAGAGTGAAAATGTGTCTTCCTCTCATCCCT ATATCAATGCTGATACTGGGCAAGAACAAAATCCTACCTATCTTCAAAACAATGAAGGCCACTCCAAGGCAACAGCTCCTGAAATCCATTGCCCAGTTTATCCCACGGTGTGAGAGATGTACTTGCGATGAATGTGAGGTCTTTTCTGGAATATTTGGAAATACATTCTGGCATGAAAATGTAAGCCCCAGCATGCACCACTGGTTAAACAAAGTAAATTTACCAAGGCTTCCCATGGCAGCTTTTCCTCACCTCAGAAAAATCTGCAACAATGGTTTTATCGTGGACAGCAATGGAAAAAACTCATATTTGACACATCCTGAGAGAATGGCGCTCCCAACGCTTTATATTTCTGGCGGAAAGAGCCTGCTTGTGACTCCTCAGACCTCTTTTCTTGCTAACAAGTACATGATGTTGCACCAGCCTGGTTTTAGACATGAAAGGGTTGTTGTGGAAGGCTTTGGACATTCAGACCTATTGATTGGAGAAGAGTCTTACAAGAAAGTCTTTCCTCACATTTTATCTCATTTGAGATTAGCTGAAGATGGAAGAAGAAATGGTGGAGTCAGTGCTGAAGGTCTGAAGTGCAGTAAAGAGGCTTTGGATTGGGGTGATGATCCATCATATGAGGCTGGATGTGAGGGGTTTTGGACTTGGGTTTCTCCTTCAGTTAATGTTTGGTTGTTTCTGGCCTTGACAGTATTGCtactttcattttatatataa